A portion of the Edaphobacter lichenicola genome contains these proteins:
- a CDS encoding multidrug efflux RND transporter permease subunit produces MSPSKPFILRPVATSLLMVAILLAGFVAYQQLPVSALPQVDYPTIQVQTFYPGASPEVMASSVTAPLERQFGQIPGLSQMTSSSSGGGSVITLQFDLSESIDIAQQDVQAAINAAFSYLPKDLPNPPVYSKVNPADAPIMTLALTSDTLPLEKVEDLADTVIAQKISQLSGVGLVSINGGQKPAVRIQANPTALANYGLSLEDIRAAVGTTNVDQAKGNLNGANQSYTIGANDQLPSSAAYNNVIVAYRNGSPVRLSDVANAVDSAENLFQAAWMGTAAQAPTAGQPAREAVLKPAVIVNIQRQPGANIIGVVDEVQKILPQLRSSMPATVTLQVLTDRTSTIRASVKDVQFSLVLTIGLVVMVIFLFLRSFAATIIPSVAVPLSIVGTFGVMYLLGYSLNNLSLMALTISTGFVVDDAIVMIENIARYLEQGDSPLEAALKGSEQIGFTIVSLTVSLIAVLIPLLFMGDIVGRLFREFAVTLAVTILVSALVSLTLTPMMSAKLLKHTPENEQNAFYKKSEEFFEYVIAKYGVGVRFVLRHQTITLLVTLATFALTVYLFLVVPKGFFPVQDTGVLLGITEAPQTVSFGAMSSRQQALARIILQDKDVESVSSFIGIDGTNSTLNSGRIQINLKDRELRKSSALEVIQRLEPKVATVDGIQCFLQPLQDLTVEDRVSRTQYQYSLEDANTEELAMWTDKMVAKLKEVPILSDVASDEQLSGLEASLVIDRDTASRLGITPQNIDDTLDDAFAQRQISTIFTQQNQYHVVLEVAPKYQRNPASLDNIYVKSSNGTQVPLSTFTHFEEKQTSLVINHQGQFPAVTISFNLAPGKSIGDAVDAVNKVKAELNMPPSVKGEFQGSAKAFEASIANEPLLILAALIVVYIVLGVLYESYIHPITILSTLPSAGVGAILALLLFHVDLSVIALIGIILLIGIVKKNAIMMIDFALEAEREQGLTPTEAIYQACLLRFRPIMMTTMAALLGGLPLALGTGTGSELRRPLGITIVGGLIVSQVLTLFTTPVVYLFFDRIARRSRRGQGSRDAELHAHAVSAD; encoded by the coding sequence GTGAGTCCATCAAAGCCATTTATTCTTCGCCCGGTGGCCACCTCGCTTCTTATGGTGGCCATTTTGCTTGCAGGGTTCGTCGCGTATCAACAATTGCCGGTGTCGGCGCTGCCGCAGGTGGACTATCCGACGATTCAGGTGCAGACGTTCTATCCGGGAGCGAGCCCGGAGGTGATGGCGTCGTCGGTGACGGCTCCGCTGGAGCGGCAGTTCGGGCAGATACCGGGACTGAGCCAGATGACCTCTTCGAGTTCGGGCGGTGGCAGTGTGATTACGCTGCAGTTCGATCTGTCGGAGTCGATCGATATTGCGCAGCAGGATGTTCAGGCGGCGATCAACGCGGCGTTTAGTTATCTGCCGAAGGACCTGCCGAATCCGCCGGTGTACAGCAAGGTGAACCCTGCCGATGCGCCGATCATGACGTTGGCGCTGACGAGCGATACGCTGCCGCTTGAGAAGGTAGAGGACCTTGCGGATACAGTGATCGCGCAGAAGATCTCGCAGCTTTCGGGTGTGGGCCTGGTGTCGATCAACGGTGGTCAGAAGCCGGCGGTGCGGATTCAGGCAAACCCGACGGCGCTGGCGAACTATGGTCTGAGCCTGGAAGACATTCGCGCGGCGGTGGGCACAACGAACGTCGATCAGGCAAAGGGCAATCTGAACGGAGCGAACCAGTCCTATACGATCGGCGCGAATGACCAGCTGCCCTCAAGTGCGGCTTATAACAATGTGATTGTCGCGTACCGGAATGGATCGCCGGTGCGGCTGTCGGATGTTGCCAATGCAGTAGACAGCGCGGAGAACCTGTTTCAGGCGGCGTGGATGGGGACGGCGGCACAGGCTCCTACCGCGGGGCAGCCAGCGCGCGAGGCTGTGTTGAAGCCCGCGGTGATTGTGAACATCCAGCGGCAGCCGGGTGCGAACATCATCGGCGTGGTGGATGAGGTTCAGAAGATTCTGCCGCAGCTGCGGTCGTCGATGCCGGCAACGGTGACGCTGCAGGTGCTGACGGACCGGACAAGTACGATTCGGGCTTCTGTGAAAGATGTTCAGTTTTCGCTGGTGCTGACCATCGGGCTGGTTGTGATGGTGATCTTCCTGTTCCTGCGGTCGTTTGCCGCGACGATCATCCCTTCGGTCGCGGTGCCGCTGTCGATTGTGGGGACGTTTGGGGTGATGTATCTGCTGGGATACAGCCTGAATAATCTGTCGCTGATGGCGTTGACGATCTCGACCGGGTTCGTGGTGGACGATGCGATTGTGATGATCGAGAATATCGCCCGCTATCTGGAACAGGGCGATTCACCGCTGGAGGCAGCGCTGAAGGGCTCGGAACAGATTGGCTTCACAATCGTTTCACTGACGGTGAGCTTGATTGCGGTGCTGATTCCCCTGCTGTTCATGGGGGATATTGTGGGTCGGTTGTTCCGTGAATTTGCTGTAACGTTGGCGGTTACAATCCTGGTTTCGGCGCTGGTGTCGCTGACGTTGACACCAATGATGTCGGCGAAGCTGCTGAAGCATACGCCGGAGAATGAGCAGAACGCGTTCTACAAAAAGAGCGAAGAGTTCTTCGAGTACGTGATCGCAAAGTACGGAGTTGGCGTGCGGTTTGTGCTGCGGCACCAAACGATCACGCTCCTGGTGACGCTGGCGACGTTCGCGCTGACGGTTTATCTGTTTTTGGTCGTGCCGAAGGGGTTTTTCCCGGTGCAGGACACGGGTGTGCTGCTGGGGATTACCGAAGCTCCGCAGACAGTCAGCTTTGGCGCGATGAGTTCGCGGCAGCAGGCGTTGGCGCGGATCATTCTTCAGGACAAGGACGTGGAGAGCGTGTCGTCGTTCATCGGGATCGATGGGACGAACTCGACGTTGAATAGCGGACGTATTCAGATCAATTTGAAGGATCGTGAATTGCGGAAGTCTTCGGCGCTGGAGGTAATTCAGCGGCTGGAGCCGAAGGTTGCGACGGTGGATGGAATTCAGTGCTTCCTGCAGCCGCTGCAGGACCTGACGGTGGAAGACCGGGTAAGCCGCACGCAGTATCAGTACTCGCTCGAAGATGCGAATACGGAAGAGCTGGCGATGTGGACCGACAAGATGGTCGCCAAGCTAAAGGAGGTTCCGATTCTGAGCGATGTAGCGAGCGATGAACAGTTGAGCGGGCTTGAGGCGAGTCTGGTGATTGATCGCGACACCGCGTCGCGGCTTGGGATTACGCCTCAGAATATCGACGACACGCTGGATGATGCGTTTGCGCAGCGACAGATATCGACAATCTTCACACAGCAGAATCAATACCACGTTGTGCTTGAGGTAGCTCCAAAGTATCAGCGTAATCCGGCGTCGCTCGATAATATTTACGTGAAGAGTTCAAACGGGACGCAGGTGCCGTTGTCAACGTTCACGCACTTTGAAGAGAAGCAAACTTCCCTGGTGATCAATCACCAGGGACAGTTCCCGGCCGTGACGATCTCGTTCAACCTGGCACCGGGTAAGTCCATTGGCGATGCGGTGGATGCGGTGAATAAGGTGAAGGCGGAGCTGAATATGCCGCCCAGCGTGAAGGGGGAGTTTCAGGGATCGGCAAAGGCGTTCGAGGCTTCGATTGCGAATGAGCCGTTGCTGATTCTGGCGGCGCTGATCGTGGTTTATATCGTGCTGGGTGTTTTGTACGAAAGCTATATTCACCCGATTACGATTCTGTCTACGTTGCCTTCGGCGGGTGTGGGCGCGATTCTGGCGTTGCTGCTGTTTCATGTGGATCTGAGTGTGATCGCGTTGATCGGCATTATTTTGCTGATTGGGATTGTGAAGAAGAACGCAATTATGATGATCGACTTTGCGCTGGAGGCGGAGCGCGAGCAGGGGTTGACGCCGACAGAGGCGATCTATCAAGCGTGCCTGCTGCGGTTTCGGCCAATCATGATGACAACGATGGCGGCTCTGCTGGGTGGATTGCCGCTGGCGCTTGGCACCGGAACCGGAAGCGAGTTGAGACGCCCGCTCGGCATTACGATCGTCGGCGGCTTGATTGTGTCGCAGGTCCTGACGCTATTTACTACACCGGTGGTGTATCTATTCTTCGACCGGATTGCGCGCAGGTCGCGGCGGGGACAGGGATCAAGGGATGCGGAGTTGCATGCACATGCTGTGTCGGCGGATTGA